The Homo sapiens chromosome 6 genomic scaffold, GRCh38.p14 alternate locus group ALT_REF_LOCI_6 HSCHR6_MHC_QBL_CTG1 nucleotide sequence GACCCCACGTGAAACGTCTCCGCCTCCTCCAGCCACCAGCAGAAGGGACTGCCTTCCCCTCAGTGCTCGCCCCTCCCTAGTGATCACTCAGTGCCCCTGAGCTCATTCTTTTCAGTAAATTCTCTCTCTGCGTGGTGAGAAAACAGGCCTGGAGAGGCTCTGCGACCCGCTTAGGACCACAGAACTCGGTACTAGGAAAACTCCTATTTTAAAATCCAGCCCTGGGTGGGAAGATTTGGGAAGAATCGTTaatattgagagagagagggagaaagaggattAGATGAGAGTGGCGCCTCCGCTCATGTCCGCCCCCTCCCCGCAGAGAATTACCTTTTCCAGGGACGGCAGGAATGCTACGCGTTTAATGGGACACAGCGCTTCCTGGAGAGATACATCTACAACCGGGAGGAGCTCGTGCGCTTCGACAGCGACGTGGGGGAGTTCCGGGCGGTGACGGAGCTGGGGCGGCCTGAGGCGGAGTACTGGAACAGCCAGAAGGACATCCTGGAGGAGGAGCGGGCAGTGCCGGACAGGATGTGCAGACACAACTACGAGCTGGGCGGGCCCATGACCCTGCAGCGCCGAGGTGAGTGAGGGCTTTGGGCCGGCGGTCCCAGGGCAGCCCCGCGGGCCCGTGCCCAGGGCGCAGGAGCAGCCGGGTTGGCCTAAGGGACCTTAGTGCCGGGCGGAAAGGGGACTTTGGGTTGGGGATTCATGGGGGGAGCCCATCTGGAGCTTGTCAGGGGAGCGAGCGCGGGGACCTGGACTGGGCTGAGCATGGAGTGAGGAGGACGAGAGCAGAGAGACCCCCGGGACTTCATCAGGCCTGGCAGCTGACTGCATGTGGGGTGAAAAAAGGAAGCCACAGGACAGCGCACAAGGGTATGGTgtggagatggaggtggagaTGGCACAGCAGGCCACACAGAGAAGAAACCTACAGGGAGGTAGCTGGGTTTGAGGTGCTTGAGGGGCAGATGGGTGGTCTGATGGGCAGGTAGACAGAAGGGTCTGCAGCCGGGGAGGAGACTGAGATACATGAGACCATCCAGGGAGAGGGGACCCAGGGGGAAGAGCAAAGGACCGGATCCTGGGAACTGGACAGTTGTGATTTGGCCAAGACAGAAAAGCCTGTGAAAGAGACCAAAAAAACCCAAGTGCAGTGTGAGGAGAGGCCCGCAGAGAAGAGTCTTGGAAGCTGAGGGGAGGTGACCTCAGCAGCACAGTGGACAGCGGTGCCAGTGACTTGGGAAGGTCAGAAAACAGAAGAtggaaagtgggtttggaaaccaGGGAGACCTGGGGAGAGCAGGTTGGCCGCAGCGGCAGGAGCTGGAATGGGAGGGGGTGCATGAGGCTGAGTGTGGCGCATCCTCCTCGGGGCTGAGATGGATTTTACTTGTCTTGGGTTCCCCACGGCTGTCACAGGGCAGTGTCTCAGTTCATTCGTCTTTTTCCTTCAGGAAGTCTGGGTgtaaagggatggagagaggTGAGGTGTGTGCAGTAAGAGGATTTCTCAAGGATGGGACAGGAAGGCCTTGGAGCTTTGGCTTCCTCCTGTGAACTTGTGGGGTGGGGAGCCTGGTGCACCAACCTGAGGGACTTGAGGGAGTAGTATCAGGATGTGGGATTGAGCCCTGGACCTTTTttctagaaagaggaaaaaaatgaagggaggaggaggaggaagctgggGAGATCACACCTTTGATTTTCTTGTTCCTGGAAAGTGAAAGGAAGTTCACCTGCTATGAGTGAGAAGGTGGACACACTGGGTGGGGATGAGGTGAGTGACATGAGCTTAGGAAAGTTGCTGAGGTAATTGGTTGAGAGAGGTGTTCAAATAAAAATAACGCAATTGGCAAAAACTGTTACTAAGACTTTGTAGAGGCACCAATCAGTGACATGGCAGCATTTTCTTTCACAGTAATCAACTGCCAGATTGCAGACAGCCCTGATGCCAGCCTAAGGAGTGTGGGTTTCTCCTCCAGGCCCGCAGGTCCCCAACCTCACTCCTCTGAAGACTCTTCTGGAGATCCTCTGTGATGCACAGATCTCCAGACTCAGTGCCCCCAGACTCAGATTCCCTGGGTGGGGAGGTCTGGGGATCTCTGCTTGTAATCAGCTCCCTAGAGGTTCCCATGTAGCCAGATAAGTATTGTCAGAACACtgaagatttttgaaaaatgaaaaagagaaggtTGGAGATGTGTCTTCAGAAGACTACTAAGGGTGCTGGCTAGAGGAGGGACCAGAGGCAGGGAGATGAGGTAGGAAACTGCTATTATTTGTCAGGGAAATTGCAATCAAGGCATGAGTTAGAACAGGGAAAACACAGAGGCAAGGGAGAGGTGGAAGGGGGAGGAAAGAAGTAGTGACAATTCCAGGGTGGATGTCCACCCAAATCTAGAAGTAATTGAGCAAATGTTTTCTGGGCATTAGAGAAGGCAACTAGAACAAACAGGAATCCTTGCCTTGGTGAAATGTATTTGAACTGGGTCAGAAATGAGGCCATTGGGTATCAGGCCTTAACTCCAGCGCACCCTGGAGGTCACTGATGTGGCTCCAGGCTGACCTGCTCCTGTCAAAGAATATTGAGCAAGATGCCTCTCGTGGAATGTTCTGGGACCTTAAAACAGATACCCAAGTATTCCCCCTGATTTCATGGTTCCCAGAAGCTCTATGGGGAAGAAATTGTAGGTAATTCACAACTGAGATTTAGACATAAGTTGAATAGTGTAATGGACATTGAGTTAACCGAGGTAATGAAGTAGTGAGACACAGGTGCCCCTGAAATAAACTCACATTGAGGGAAGAGGCTGACAATGTGGATCAGTCTGAAAACAAGGCAAAAATACAATAGGGAGTAAGGGTTGTGTGTCAGTTCAAGACTGTACTTTTACCTGGCCCAGCGCCATGTTAGGGTATTTGTGTTCTCCAGGAAGTAGAAAGGAAAGAACTGAGTGATTAGGGACCTAGAAGACTAATTTGAGACATTCCTCTTGATGAGCTGTTCTCTAGGGTAGTCCTCTGAAAGAGCTGTTCTCTAGTGGATCTCCCTGAATGAACTGTTCTCTAGGAGCACTTGAcccttttctgtgtttgttttttgttttgtgtttgtgtttgtttttgagacaggttctcactttgtctcccaggctggagtgctgtggcaccatcatggctcactgcagcctcaacctcctgggctcaagtgatcctcctgcctcagcctcccatgtagctagaactacagatacacgtaccaccatgtctggctaatttatttttctttttagagatgggttctcactatgttgcccaggccggtctcaaaaccctgggctcaagtgatcctcatgcctcaacctcccaaagtgctaagattataggcatgaccaccatgcctggccttttctgCTTTCTGAGGAGGAAAAAGGTACTGGTGGCAGAGATCCAAAAGAAAAGTTGCCAGTGGCAGTGTGGAAATTCACCTGAGAACAACAGGACAAGCTGGGGCACAAATGCAAAGATGCAGAGGGAGGCAACACCTGGTCATCTGTGAGACCTTCATGGGACCTGAAGACGCAGCACAGAGGAGGAACTTGAAAAAGGACGGGATTTCTACTACTCAAGCATGTAGGAGCTCAGGATATTCTGTAAATATGAAGATTTTGAGTTTTTGTAGGTGAGGTAAAAAAATACATAGGTTTTTTACAGAATAAGACATGTAAagctctcttcattttctttgtattttcatgaAGTTATTAGATTCACAGGCCACCATAATGCCATTGTCTGTATATCTTAATTTCAAGATATTATTTGAGTAAATTTTGCTTCCTTTGTATCAAGATAGAACTTTGAAAAGGTAGGTAATTTCACAGTTGATCAAATATTCTTTGCCCAAATTACTTTTGGTTAAAATTTCTCCTAAATGTGCTACAGagtgcaaactctgtctccctgCCATTCCGCTATATACTTACtaactattattttattcaagATCATGCATGCTCTACTTGAAGGTCTATTTCTATCTTTTCAATGCTACCCTTACCCACTAGCCTAATCACATTATTCCTATTTTCAACATCTAGGAATCAATTACATAGTGAACATGCCTAAGAAATAATAATCTgggcagatgcagtggctcaggcccgtaatcccagccctttgagaggccgagcgggtggatcacttgaggtcaggcgttggTCAAGTGCTCCTAGAgaaccaggctgaccaacatggagaaaccttgtctctactaataatacaaaaattagccaggtgaagtggcaggcacctataatcccagctattcgggaggctgaggaaggagaattggttgaagcccagaggtggaggttgcagtgagccaatattgcgccactgcattccagacttggcaacagagtgacactccatctcaacaaaaagaaagaatgaaagaaagaaagagcgagattatgtctcaaaaaaaaggaaggaaggaaggaaggaaggaaggaaggaaggaaggaaggaaagaaggacaatctcaaattctatttcattatttttcttccacgCTCCTAGTCCAGCCTAGGGTGAATGTTTCCCCCTCCAAGAAGGGGCCCTTGCAGCACCACAACCTGCTTGTCTGCCACGTGACGGATTTCTACCCAGGCAGCATTCAAGTCCGATGGTTCCTGAATGGACAGGAGGAAACAGCTGGGGTCGTGTCCACCAACCTGATCCGTAATGGAGACTGGACCTTCCAGATCCTGGTGATGCTGGAAATGACCCCCCAGCAGGGAGATGTCTACACCTGCCAAGTGGAGCACACCAGCCTGGATAGTCCTGTCACCGTGGAGTGGAGTGAGTCTCTGATGACCCTCTAGACCCCACCTCTGAAGAGCAGGGGACTCTCTGGCTCTGGGGTCCACTCATCTTATCTTCTGCATCTATACCCTGGGGCCATGTCCAAACCCCATCTTTCTTCTATACCAGCTCCTGAGCATAGTTTGAAGCCAGGGAAATGGAGACTTCCTGACCTTGGCTTAGGGGTTCCTGAAGATTCATAGTTCTCCCCCTTGTCAGAGAATCTAGGGACACTGACTGGTCTCGAAACCCTCACACTTAGGAACTGACCTCACACATAGGAACAGTTCTCTTCCTTCAGCATTTTAGCCTCTTCTCAGGCATTTTGAGAGGCAACTTCCAGAATCAGCATTTGCCACCTTGTTGAGGTCACACCCCTGTTCCAGATATGAGGGTGGCTCTTTCTGAATTTCCTCTTAGCAAGCTTTTTCCGCTGCACTGTCCTCATCCCGATATGCTGCATCAGGCTCCAGAATCTCAGACAGGACATGAGTAGGGATGCAGCTGGTGGAGGTGACACTAAACCTGGGTCTGTCCTTCCCAGAGGCACAGTCTGATTCTGCCCGGAGTAAGACATTGACGGGAGCTGGGGGCTTCGTGCTGGGGCTCATCATCTGTGGAGTGGGCATCTTCATGCACAGGAGGAGCAAGAAAGGTGAGAAAGCCTGCAGGGTGAGCGGGACTTACCTTCCCCTGGCATATTCACACTTATTCCACGATGAGGGGTTTGACAGAAAAGAAATGTCAGAAAGCTCTAGAGGCCACTGATATCAGATAATCGGGGAACAAACATGACCTATAGCGAGAGAGGGATCCCAGGCTGGGATCTTAATGCAGCCAGATGCATGAGGTCCCAAGTACTCAGGCTCCTGCGGAGCGTCCATTGAGTGATGGGCAATGGAATTTGGTGGGATGGAAATGTTTCTCTAATTATCTGAGGTGGTTTCAATGGCTGATTATATAACCTTTCGTCTTTCATTTCAGTTCAACGAGGATCTGCATAAACAGGTAATATTCCTGCTTTGATTTCCTTGTGGGGTGGGTTGCAGGAGGATATGAGTCCTTTCTGTGCATTGTAACACTGAGGCTCCTCCAGGAAGGGAATCTCAGGCATGAACCCCTCTTTCAATGTCAGCCTTCAGGCAAGTGGGGAAAGAGCATTGCTTGGCTCCATTGCTGAAGGAAGCAGAGATCAACTCTGTTATTTATCAGCCTGAGACGCATCCTCTCACCATAATTTTTCTCTCCTGGACTTACAGGAAGGAGGCTGGCAACCTGGGATAACTTGTCTTTTACCCCCACAGGGTTCCTGAGCTCACTGAAAAGACTATTGTGCCTTAGGAAAAGCATTTGCTGTGTTTCGTTAGCATCTGGCTCCAGGACAGACCTTCAACTTCCAAATTGGATACTGCTGCCAAGAAGTTGCTCTGAAGTCAGTTTCTATCATTCTGCTCTTTGATTCAAAGCACTGTTTCTCTCACTGGGCCTCCAACCATGTTCccttcttcttagcaccacaaaTAATCAAAACCCAACATgactgtttgttttcctttaaaaatatgcacCAAATCATCTCTCATCACTTTTCTCTGAGGGTTTTAGTAGACAGTAGGAGTTAATAAAGAAGTTCATTTTGGTTTAAACATAGGAAAGAAGAGAACCATGAAAATGGGGATATGTTAACTATTGTATAATGGGGCCTGTTACACATGACACTCTTCTGAATTGACTGTATTTCAGTGAGCTGCCCCCAAATCAAGTTTAGTGCCCTCATCCATTTATGTCTCAGACCACTATTCTTAACTATTCAATGGTGAGCAGACTGCAAATCTGCCTGATAGGACCCATATTCCCACAGCACTAATTCAACATATACCTTACTGAGAGCATGTTTTATCATTACCATTAAGAAGTTAAATGAACATCagaatttaaaatcataaatataatcTAATACACTTTAACCATTTTCTTTGTGTGCCATCACAAATACTCCTTAACCAAATACGGCTTGGACTTTTGAATGCATCCAATAGACGTCATTTGTCGTCTAAGTCTGCATTCATCCACCAGCCTAGGCCTCCTGTCTTAATTTTCATACAGACAGAAATGACTCCCCACTGGGGAAAGAGCAAAGCAATACATGTAGCACTCTTTTTCAAacactggtctttttttttttcttaacaatccAACATTGTTATGTGTTTTGCGTCTCATATTGACACCTTTTGGTCAAGGTAGAGGACATGTTTGTTGTAAGCTTTCTTTTTCGTGTAGAGGATGGATTCTTCACTCCTGATACACACAATCAGTGCACAGCAGCTCTCTTATACATCCAGTTGATGCCTTCAGTCTCCCTGGCTTCTTACAAGCATCTTCTGGGCCTTGTGTGTCCCTGGGCACCTGTCCCTGGTCAATTCCCGAAAGCTACTGTGCTCCTCTTGCCCATCTCcccttgcaaataatatcttccATCGGGGGACCGGCTTCCTCCAATTTCAGGAGAGGTGGGGCTGAAGGCACAGACTTGGGCGTCACTGGCACAGATATAAGTAAATACAGCTGGAGTCTGCAGAGAGGCTGGACTGAGTCAGGGAGTCAGGAAAGAGAAGCCACACACAAGGACAACCAATCATGTTTCTCATAATCTTCTTAACCTAGGGAATAGGACacaatcattttttctttttaaaacatctttatcCCTGATCAGCCTCATTTCCTcaaaaactataaaggaaaatgcTGCTGACTTGTTTTTGCGTAGTAATTTCAGCTGTCACATAATAAG carries:
- the HLA-DPB1 gene encoding HLA class II histocompatibility antigen, DP beta 1 chain precursor (The RefSeq protein has 4 substitutions compared to this genomic sequence), with translation MMVLQVSAAPRTVALTALLMVLLTSVVQGRATPENYLFQGRQECYAFNGTQRFLERYIYNREEFARFDSDVGEFRAVTELGRPAAEYWNSQKDILEEKRAVPDRMCRHNYELGGPMTLQRRVQPRVNVSPSKKGPLQHHNLLVCHVTDFYPGSIQVRWFLNGQEETAGVVSTNLIRNGDWTFQILVMLEMTPQQGDVYTCQVEHTSLDSPVTVEWKAQSDSARSKTLTGAGGFVLGLIICGVGIFMHRRSKKVQRGSA
- the HLA-DPB1 gene encoding HLA class II histocompatibility antigen, DP beta 1 chain isoform X5 — its product is MCRHNYELGGPMTLQRRVQPRVNVSPSKKGPLQHHNLLVCHVTDFYPGSIQVRWFLNGQEETAGVVSTNLIRNGDWTFQILVMLEMTPQQGDVYTCQVEHTSLDSPVTVEWKAQSDSARSKTLTGAGGFVLGLIICGVGIFMHRRSKKVQRGSA
- the HLA-DPB1 gene encoding HLA class II histocompatibility antigen, DP beta 1 chain isoform X4 — translated: MQRCRGRQHLVICETFMGPEDAAQRRNLKKDGISTTQAFQPRVNVSPSKKGPLQHHNLLVCHVTDFYPGSIQVRWFLNGQEETAGVVSTNLIRNGDWTFQILVMLEMTPQQGDVYTCQVEHTSLDSPVTVEWKAQSDSARSKTLTGAGGFVLGLIICGVGIFMHRRSKKVQRGSA